TTTGTTTCTTTAGTTCAAGTTGAAGCAAATTCAGATCTGTCAGATTACAAGGTTTTGAAGTAACTGACTCGAGAAGGGTTTTAGTTACCCTAATAGCATCATAATCTTCAGAAACACATGCCCAAGCTCGAAGAGCAAAATGCTCTTTCACATTATCATCGTTGTAAAGGATTTGAGCAAGGGCAGTCTTACCAACCCCGCCCATTCCAACTATGGCAAGGACACATACATCATTATCGCTGGCATCATCGGACAATAACACTGTcgataaatattttttattgtcaTCCCTACCATATACACGAGAATCATCAACCAAGGAAGTTGTTGGAGTTCTATGTGAAACCTTAACCCCATGAACTTCTCTCAGACCAATGACATCTTTCTCTTTTGCAAGCTGTTTTAATCTTTGAAATAACTCTTTTATCCTACCATTCATGTTTAGATAAAAAGAATTACGAGAAGTAAAAAAGAAGTTCCACGCCTTACTAGTTAACTTGTCGTTTTGACCTTCACCTTCCACCTTGCATCGCAAAGCTTCAGTGTCGATCTCATCCAGTAAATCATCCGCGTCAAAAACAGCATGTTTGAGTTCATCAAGCCAGTTTCTGACAGCAGGGTTCACAATCTGCTTCTCTTCTGCATCACTAAGCACTGCGTAAAGAGCAAGCAGTGTTATCTTCAGTTTCATGAGGAGTGATTCATCGAGTTTCTTGCGCTGAAAAAAGTCGATGAACTCAGTTGAAGTAATTCTGTCACACAACACCTTGATGGAAGCAGAGAGAAAAGCCTCTCCAATTAGAGCGGCAGCCATTCCTCCTTTTGCAAAGGATTTCAATGAAATGTAACTTTTGCAGTTGTTTGAAGTtggaaaaaatttgtcaaattcTGGTAATGAACTATATCTCTGGTCAATGCCCACACGTTTTTGGCAAATGGAGAGAAGACCTTATAATAGTAGATTAATAGTGGTGGTGTGGTGTTTTCAAAAGGAGGAATGATttccctcttttttcttttttttggaaactaatgATTTCCTTCTTTTGTTTGTCACGGATGTGGCtttataaatagagcactccgTGTGTAATCAACACACACAACAGTGGAAAAAAAGGAACTGAAAGCACTAATATCAATATccctcccttcttcttctcatcTACAATCCTTTTGTGTTACAGTTACAAAACTAAACAGTATGATATTTTGCATCCGCTTCATTCATGTCCCTaacaaaggttatctctctaacatttgcgtatttataacaaaaataaaataaaataaaattaaaaaatatatatatatatatatacatgccctttaagggaagggatccctatttttcaaaaaaaaaaaatggagacacTCTCTTGACCATTAGATCtggctttaatgaaattctgtGGTTAAGATTAAATCATAGGCCACAgaatttcattaaaaccaaatttAACGATCAAGAGGATATCcccaatttttttgaaaaatagggatcccttcccttaaaggcttcatatgtatatatatacatatatatatatacatatatatatatatacatatatatatacatatatatatatatatatatatatctcaatgTCATTGACTTTGGCTATAAATTGTGTTTGGACATTGTCTTTGTAATGCCGTGAACGTGGTAGTTGTACttatctctattaattaataaaaatatctttgtcaatcaaaagatggtgaaaatacaacttagtcttctatcacacaaaaaatgatgggcaataatgtaatttcacaggtctaaattttactgttttttattgaagacTCACCTACAGGTGATAttaaaatatctctaatatttaaaattaaaaataaaaaaaataaaaaaaaaccaaaaaccaaaaacaaaaacctctctccttctcattttctaataaaatgtgttcatacacacaaagtgtgtaggcaaatgtTAGTGTAAATTATTGGAAGCTTCCTTTTAGGTTGGTTGGACGTGGGAGACGCTGGATTTTAGACATGAAAGACATTTGGAGTCTAAATTTCTTCCATTATGGAGGATTTGAAATTGGAATCTCTTTCAACTTTGAAAAGAGAAGTACCATTAGACCCAGAGCGAGTTAGTTGTTGAGTCGACGAGTCGGTTAACACAAAGATTGCAATGACAAAGTTCACTAGACCCAGAACGAGTTGGTTATTGATTCGACGATCTAGTTAACACAAAAGTTGCAATGATAAAGTCCTAATTTTCTTAGTAAAAACGTCGGTGCCCCTATCAATCATGAGTCATGCCCTCCATTTATTCCTTTTttgactttttatttatttaggctttttagccaaaattgtctctgagatttgcataacttatcactttggtccctgagatttaaaatcaatagaaatttgtccatcatcaatcattttgatcattccttGAAAAACTATGTTAAATAATgactaaatgaaaaaaataccctcaatttaataaacaatgggcaaaaatgatttgacaaaaattgagggtattttagttattttatccttatttaatgGAAGTTTTTtaaggaatgaccaaaataattgatggtggacaCTTCTATTTGATGAAGATAAGAATGATGGAGATAACAATTAAGCAAGTTTTCAATTGTGGATACAAAGTCAAGCAAAATCATACTTTGTGATTACAAAGTCAAGGGTCTATTGTATAGGCACTCATTGTCATATAGCCTAACTTTTATTACATGTAGTTGGATGTAGTTGGGAGATGCTGCCTTTATTGCCTGTGAGACTCCAGTACTCCTATATAAAGAGTTTCTTGTATTATTTCAAATAGAAATAGATAAACAGATTATTTCTCCAAAACATAGCCTAATTATAAATTTTCAAATACCATTCTCTTcactattgatttcaaatctcaatgatcaaaataaggagttatgtaaatctcagagaccattttggctaaaaaaccatttatttatttatttatcatttaCTATTTCTTTAAGATTGTGTCGATTCCTCTCCTTTATCTTAAGAGTAGCAGAAGTAACATCAATTTGTACAGGTTATATGCAAATCTACAGAACTTCCTTGCATGTAGAACATGCCAGTTTCAAATGGAAGCAGCTAAGGCACCACTTGGTAACCATTTCATTTctaattttcagttttcagttttgggtaaatcgccaaaatggtccctgagattttccaccatccatcattttggtcattccgttaaaaaactccgttaagtgtcccggagctcttgaccagaagtttgggcaattttcaaagcttcgtaacttaatcgtttcttaaccaaattcgactcataatatatcaaaatgaagataggaaagtgtaaaataagattatacctatttcgaagcccaatggttgccggagattgtcaaaaaatagcctcaaagttgactagtccgagtgaaaacttgaaaactcgccggaaactgggtaaactttaaatcttcataacttcttcaatactcaatgaaataaagtgattcaaaaacgaaaatcatacttctcgacgagacaaagagaatgatacATTTTTTGACGGCtaactcaccgtggtttggccggaaaatggctaactcgccgtggtaCCTTCATTGAACAAGGGTTTCAATTTGTGAATAGGAACATTTTGCTTTATAGATGCTACATTTGTGCTTCGTGATGTTACAATGACCTTACTTCTCCTTGCCCCTGAAGTGAAAGGAATTCGGAAGCACTCCCAGTCAAGATATTTCACATTCCAAAGGTCATCCAACACAAATAAAAACTTCTTCCCCCTAATTTGTTCCTTTAGTTCAAGTTAAAGCAAATTCAGATCTGTTAGATTACAAGGTTTTGAAGTAACTGACTCGAGAAGGGTTTTAGTTACCCTAATAGCATCATAATCTTCAGAAACACAAGCCCAAGCTCGAAGAGCAAAATGCTCTTTCACCTTATCATCATTATAAAGGATTTGAGCAAGGGCAGTCTTACCAACCCTGCCCATTCCAACTATGGCAGGGACACATACATCATTATCGCTGGCATCATCGGACAATTACACTGtcaataaatattttttatcgTCATCCCTACCATATACATGACACTCATCAACCAAGGAGGTTGTTGGAGTTCTATTGAAACCTTAACCCCATGAACTTCTCTCAGACCAAAAACATCTTTCTCTGTTGCAAGCTGTTCTAGTCTTTGAAATAACTCTTTTATCCTACCATTCATGTTTAGATAAAAAGAATTATGAGAAGTAGAGAAGAAGTTCCACACCTTACTAGTTAATTTGTCACTTTGATCTTCACCTTCCACCTTGCATCGCAAAGCTTCAGTATCGATCTCATCCAGTAAATCCTCCG
This is a stretch of genomic DNA from Malus domestica chromosome 02, GDT2T_hap1. It encodes these proteins:
- the LOC103450168 gene encoding putative disease resistance RPP13-like protein 1, with the translated sequence MAAALIGEAFLSASIKVLCDRITSTEFIDFFQRKKLDESLLMKLKITLLALYAVLSDAEEKQIVNPAVRNWLDELKHAVFDADDLLDEIDTEALRCKVEGEGQNDKLTSKAWNFFFTSRNSFYLNMNGRIKELFQRLKQLAKEKDVIGLREVHGVKVSHRTPTTSLVDDSRVYGRDDNKKYLSTVLLSDDASDNDVCVLAIVGMGGVGKTALAQILYNDDNVKEHFALRAWACVSEDYDAIRVTKTLLESVTSKPCNLTDLNLLQLELKKQIRGKKFLFVLDDLWNEKYVDWDHFRIPFTSGARGSKVMVTTRSTNVASIM
- the LOC139191988 gene encoding putative disease resistance RPP13-like protein 1, translated to MAAALIGEAFLSASIKVLCDGITSTEFIDLFWCKKLDESLLVKLKITLLALYAVLSDAEKKQIVNPAVEGEDQSDKLTSKVWNFFSTSHNSFYLNMNGRIKELFQRLEQLATEKDVFGLREVHGVKVSIELQQPPWLMSVMVGKTALAQILYNDDKVKEHFALRAWACVSEDYDAIREQIRGKKFLFVLDDLWNVKYLDWECFRIPFTSGARRSKVIVTSRSTNVASIKQNVPIHKLKPLFNEGTTAS